One endosymbiont 'TC1' of Trimyema compressum genomic window, TTTGGTGTTTTAGTTATAACGTATACAATTGGTGCAACTAATAGTATTTGGGATTTAGGGGTTAAAATTCCTCAATCTATCGTTTCTTGGACACCGCCAGTTGAATTTGTTTGGTCAATGTTTTGGTGCTATACCAGGTTTGTTTTCAGCTGAGAAAGTTGCAAGTTCATTAACTGTAATTGCAACAGTACTATTTGTAAACTTTTTTGATACAACAGGGACTTTACTTTCAGTAACAAAGAGAGCAGGATTAATAGAAAAAGATGGACAGCCGAAAAATATT contains:
- a CDS encoding solute carrier family 23 protein codes for the protein MNLFGQCFGAIPGLFSAEKVASSLTVIATVLFVNFFDTTGTLLSVTKRAGLIEKDGQPKNIGKALFADSITTAVGAVMGTSSVTTCVESLTGVEVGGKTGLTSFFTGIFS